A window of Ruania suaedae contains these coding sequences:
- the asnB gene encoding asparagine synthase (glutamine-hydrolyzing) produces MCGVAGIRHFSAEPVPPARLLMMADALRHRGPDDAGVWHEGPVGFAHRRLSVIDLAGSPQPMHSADGRWTIVFNGEIFNYRALRRGLRYPFRTEGDTETIVAGIAEEGLPFVDRLVGQFAFALHDHRGGVVHLVRDRLGVLPLYYHLDRERLVFGSEIKAVIAGLPESPAVDAAGLDAYLTALSVPAPHTLFTGVSKLPAGHRAEIDATGEMHLVRYWSVPEPDAIDLWSPDAVVEAVAEAVTEAVRASLVADVPVGAYLSGGVDSSLIAATAAALDPGRELHTFAAGFSGTDDDELPWARRVSELLGTRHHEVLVDAEDFEQLWPRLTWHRDAPVSQPADIAVFRLAQAAREEVTVVLSGEGGDELFAGYPKHRAARAAAMLATAPAGLRAGLGSLVEGHLPRRAARHRTAVRVLSEPTATQQRRAWFAPFTTTERRRLLQGLPQRAPRDAGAGGTDPLRAMLLDDLDSWLPDNLLERGDRMSMAASLELRPPLLDHRLVELAFRLPSQYKVRRGTTKWALKEVARRALPDSVVDRRKVGFRVPLDAWFRKDLRDSVRARLTDSGSFVAETFDRAAVRALLERHESGRFNEEARIFALLSLEVWHETFFRQPAGDRIR; encoded by the coding sequence ATGTGTGGGGTAGCCGGGATCCGGCACTTCTCCGCGGAGCCGGTCCCACCCGCCCGGCTGCTGATGATGGCCGACGCGCTCCGGCACCGCGGGCCCGATGACGCCGGTGTCTGGCACGAGGGGCCGGTCGGGTTCGCCCATCGGCGGCTGTCGGTGATCGATCTCGCCGGTTCACCCCAGCCGATGCACAGTGCGGACGGTCGGTGGACGATCGTCTTCAACGGCGAGATCTTCAACTACCGCGCGCTGCGACGTGGGCTGCGCTACCCCTTCCGGACCGAGGGCGATACCGAGACGATCGTCGCCGGGATCGCCGAGGAGGGACTCCCCTTCGTCGACCGGCTGGTGGGACAGTTCGCCTTCGCGCTCCATGACCACCGCGGCGGGGTCGTGCACCTCGTGCGGGACCGGCTCGGAGTGCTCCCTCTCTACTACCACCTGGATCGGGAGCGCCTCGTCTTCGGCTCGGAGATCAAGGCCGTGATCGCTGGGCTGCCCGAGTCCCCGGCAGTCGATGCCGCCGGCCTGGACGCCTATCTCACCGCGCTGTCCGTGCCGGCGCCGCACACCCTCTTCACCGGCGTCTCCAAGCTCCCCGCCGGGCACCGCGCCGAGATCGACGCCACCGGTGAGATGCACCTGGTGCGCTACTGGTCGGTGCCCGAGCCGGACGCCATCGACCTCTGGAGCCCTGACGCGGTGGTCGAGGCCGTCGCCGAGGCCGTGACCGAGGCGGTCCGCGCCAGCCTGGTCGCCGACGTGCCGGTCGGCGCCTACCTCAGCGGTGGAGTCGACTCGAGCCTGATCGCCGCGACCGCCGCAGCGTTGGACCCGGGCCGGGAGCTGCACACGTTCGCCGCCGGGTTCTCCGGCACCGACGACGACGAGCTGCCCTGGGCGCGACGTGTCAGCGAGCTCCTCGGAACCCGCCACCACGAGGTCCTCGTCGACGCCGAGGACTTCGAGCAACTGTGGCCGAGACTGACCTGGCACCGCGACGCCCCGGTCTCCCAGCCGGCCGACATCGCCGTCTTCCGGCTCGCCCAGGCCGCACGCGAGGAGGTGACGGTGGTGCTCTCCGGCGAAGGCGGCGACGAGTTGTTCGCCGGATACCCCAAGCATCGCGCTGCGCGCGCCGCCGCGATGCTCGCCACGGCTCCCGCCGGTCTGCGCGCCGGTCTCGGCAGCCTGGTCGAGGGGCACCTGCCCCGGCGAGCCGCCCGGCACCGTACGGCGGTGCGTGTCCTCTCCGAGCCGACGGCGACCCAGCAGCGCCGCGCATGGTTCGCCCCGTTCACCACGACGGAACGCCGGCGGCTGCTCCAGGGCCTGCCGCAACGCGCGCCCCGAGACGCCGGCGCCGGCGGCACCGACCCGCTGCGCGCGATGCTGCTCGACGACCTGGACTCGTGGCTGCCCGACAACCTGCTCGAGCGCGGGGACAGGATGTCGATGGCCGCCTCGCTCGAGCTGAGGCCGCCGCTGCTGGATCATCGGCTGGTCGAACTGGCGTTCCGGCTGCCATCGCAGTACAAGGTGCGCCGGGGGACGACCAAGTGGGCGCTGAAGGAGGTGGCCCGCAGGGCCCTGCCCGATTCGGTCGTCGACCGCAGGAAGGTGGGGTTCCGTGTCCCCCTCGATGCGTGGTTCCGGAAGGATCTTCGTGACAGCGTGCGGGCCCGCCTCACCGACTCCGGTTCCTTCGTCGCCGAGACCTTCGACCGCGCAGCCGTGCGCGCACTCCTCGAGCGCCACGAGAGCGGACGGTTCAACGAGGAGGCACGCATCTTCGCGCTGCTCTCCCTGGAGGTCTGGCACGAGACGTTCTTCAGGCAACCCGCCGGTGACCGGATCCGCTAG
- a CDS encoding glycosyltransferase: MSAPLGTVVIAAHQEEAVLARTLQHLDEVVRNGLLDVVVVCNGCTDATADVARAFGVRVHELAKPSKTAALRAGDRLALPGPRLYLDADVELTGRAAVATMRALSAGAIAGRPPHRFDVARSRWSVRRWYAVRERLPSIAGALWGAGCYGLSREGRARFGEFPEIVSDDLFVDGLFTEREVVIVATDPVIVHGPRTVADLTRILRRSYRSQHTDAPAHGAGPISAGQRAQLHDMLDLVRRHPARLVDVGVYLTLICLARVRARIGTAPRWERDVSSRSV; this comes from the coding sequence ATGAGTGCCCCGCTCGGCACCGTGGTGATCGCGGCGCACCAGGAGGAAGCCGTCCTTGCCCGCACGCTGCAGCACCTCGACGAGGTGGTCCGGAACGGGCTGCTCGACGTGGTCGTCGTGTGCAACGGGTGCACGGACGCCACGGCCGACGTCGCGCGTGCTTTCGGAGTCCGGGTCCACGAACTGGCGAAGCCGTCGAAGACCGCCGCCCTGCGAGCGGGGGATCGTCTCGCTCTACCCGGGCCGCGTCTCTACCTCGACGCCGACGTCGAACTGACGGGGCGGGCCGCCGTGGCGACCATGCGCGCACTGTCCGCGGGGGCGATCGCCGGGCGCCCACCGCATCGCTTCGACGTCGCGCGCTCGCGGTGGTCCGTGCGGCGGTGGTACGCCGTCCGGGAGCGACTGCCCTCGATCGCGGGCGCGCTGTGGGGGGCGGGGTGCTACGGCCTCTCCCGCGAGGGCAGGGCCCGCTTCGGGGAGTTCCCGGAGATCGTCTCGGACGACCTCTTCGTCGACGGCCTGTTCACCGAGCGGGAGGTGGTGATCGTCGCCACCGATCCGGTGATCGTGCACGGGCCCCGCACAGTGGCCGACCTGACGCGCATCCTGCGTCGGAGCTACCGCTCGCAGCACACCGACGCACCCGCGCACGGTGCCGGACCGATCTCGGCCGGCCAGCGGGCCCAGCTCCACGACATGCTCGACCTGGTGCGCCGTCACCCGGCGCGCCTGGTGGACGTCGGTGTCTACCTCACGTTGATCTGCCTCGCCCGGGTGCGCGCACGGATCGGGACGGCGCCGCGATGGGAGCGCGACGTCAGCTCCCGCAGCGTCTGA
- a CDS encoding glycosyltransferase family 2 protein has product MIDCVLVIVSYRSASDLDALLATVPAAAGTLSWRAVVVNNDPDDDLRPILAGRPEAELIEAGANLGYAGGINRGLAAAPASRWIVFLNPDLRLGPGALESLAMATGGRDAVVPAIEDEDGRIQYSLRREPTILGSLGEALLGDRWPSRPRALSEMVRTRAAYERPGTVDWATGAVMLVPTAVVARVGPWDADRFFLYSEETDYCRRLRTAGASIRFLPEAVVSHRGGGSGTSDALHALQEVNRTRYFGKWHGRAAAAAFTAVAVLSNVLRCHRPRNRAALRALLSPAARAALPGGPR; this is encoded by the coding sequence GTGATCGACTGCGTGCTCGTGATCGTCTCCTACCGGAGCGCCTCGGACCTCGACGCTCTGCTGGCCACGGTGCCGGCTGCTGCCGGGACCCTCTCGTGGCGCGCCGTCGTCGTCAACAACGACCCCGACGATGACCTGCGACCGATCCTCGCCGGCCGTCCGGAGGCCGAGCTCATCGAGGCCGGAGCCAACCTGGGCTACGCCGGCGGCATCAACCGTGGCCTGGCGGCCGCACCGGCCTCGAGGTGGATCGTCTTCCTCAACCCGGATCTGCGGCTGGGTCCCGGTGCGCTCGAGTCCTTGGCCATGGCCACAGGTGGGCGGGATGCGGTGGTCCCGGCCATCGAGGACGAGGACGGCCGGATTCAGTACTCCCTGCGCCGGGAGCCGACCATCCTCGGCTCGCTGGGTGAGGCTCTCCTCGGTGACCGGTGGCCGTCCCGCCCCCGGGCACTCAGCGAGATGGTGCGCACCCGGGCCGCCTACGAGCGACCGGGCACCGTCGACTGGGCCACGGGGGCGGTGATGCTCGTGCCCACCGCCGTCGTGGCGAGGGTGGGGCCGTGGGACGCCGACCGGTTCTTCCTCTATTCCGAGGAGACGGACTACTGCCGGCGGCTGCGTACGGCGGGAGCGAGTATCCGGTTCCTGCCGGAGGCGGTCGTCAGTCACCGCGGCGGTGGATCTGGGACCTCTGATGCCCTGCACGCCCTGCAGGAGGTGAACCGCACCCGCTACTTCGGCAAGTGGCACGGCCGGGCCGCCGCCGCCGCATTCACCGCCGTCGCGGTGCTGTCCAACGTGCTCCGCTGCCACCGGCCCCGGAACCGGGCGGCCCTGCGGGCGTTGCTCTCACCCGCCGCACGCGCGGCCCTGCCCGGCGGCCCGCGATGA
- a CDS encoding O-antigen ligase family protein: MAGPDRRVEAPGSPRWQPILLRIPAPLLRAREEWVPVLIRGGTITTLGLLALFLALQFLIPARLVIGGMGAVGRPSVAIGILLAFLWVVSAIRPHHLPAGRQPIRWAVGVFLAVQLVGHVVGFDRLPTAAQASAADRWLILMAALCGVTLAVADGIRTRGDLDRLLRLLVVFACAMSLVGALQFFAELDLTRAISIPGLVQNYELIHVGARGDGDFPRVAGTANHYIEFGVVLALVLPVAMHYALFSPPGHSRMWRWSAVGLIALGIPLSISRSAIVTVFVVMVLMAIIWPWRQRYNAAVIGVLATGAFHVLNRGVLGTIRGLFTNAENDPSVLARIERTATVLELWRDRPLLGWGAGMVTPEEFLLLDNQVYMFLIAGGVIGVAGFLVFFVLPYLLGRSIRLRGRDQETRHLGHTLAVTMPAAVVASATFDSFSFATFVGVMCVLIGATGALWRLDGTSVARPLQLATPGDTFVTTPLMAQLRRRLRAAWMATRPRHYGRTATRSGRGGQR, from the coding sequence ATGGCAGGTCCTGACCGGCGCGTGGAGGCGCCGGGGTCCCCGCGGTGGCAACCGATCCTGTTGCGGATCCCGGCCCCGCTGCTGCGGGCGCGCGAGGAGTGGGTGCCGGTGCTGATCCGTGGTGGCACGATCACCACGCTGGGGCTCCTCGCCCTCTTCCTCGCGCTGCAGTTCCTCATCCCCGCGCGCCTCGTCATCGGCGGGATGGGTGCGGTGGGGCGACCGTCCGTGGCGATCGGGATACTGCTGGCGTTCCTGTGGGTCGTCTCGGCGATCCGCCCGCATCACCTTCCGGCAGGACGGCAGCCGATCCGCTGGGCCGTCGGTGTCTTCCTCGCCGTCCAGCTGGTCGGGCACGTGGTGGGCTTCGATCGCCTCCCGACGGCGGCCCAGGCGAGCGCCGCCGACCGCTGGCTGATTCTCATGGCGGCCCTGTGCGGTGTCACCCTGGCGGTCGCGGACGGTATCCGCACGCGCGGCGACCTGGATCGACTCCTGCGGCTGCTGGTGGTCTTCGCCTGTGCGATGTCCCTGGTCGGTGCGCTGCAGTTCTTCGCCGAGCTCGATCTGACCCGCGCCATCAGTATTCCGGGGCTGGTGCAGAACTACGAGCTCATCCACGTCGGCGCGCGCGGAGATGGCGACTTTCCCCGGGTCGCGGGTACGGCGAACCACTACATCGAGTTCGGCGTCGTGCTCGCGCTGGTCCTGCCGGTCGCGATGCACTACGCGCTGTTCTCCCCGCCCGGACACTCCCGCATGTGGCGCTGGTCCGCCGTGGGCCTGATCGCTCTCGGCATCCCCCTGTCCATCTCCCGCTCGGCGATCGTGACGGTCTTCGTGGTGATGGTGCTGATGGCGATCATCTGGCCCTGGCGGCAGCGATACAACGCCGCGGTGATCGGGGTGCTGGCCACCGGGGCGTTCCACGTGCTGAACCGCGGGGTGCTCGGCACGATCAGGGGCCTGTTCACGAACGCGGAGAACGATCCGAGCGTCCTCGCCCGGATCGAGCGGACGGCGACGGTGCTGGAACTGTGGCGCGATCGGCCGCTCCTCGGATGGGGAGCCGGGATGGTCACTCCCGAGGAGTTCTTGCTCCTGGACAATCAGGTCTACATGTTCCTCATCGCCGGCGGCGTGATCGGCGTCGCCGGCTTCCTGGTGTTCTTCGTCCTTCCGTACCTGCTCGGCCGCAGCATTCGCCTGCGTGGGCGTGACCAGGAGACCCGGCATCTCGGCCACACCCTGGCGGTCACGATGCCTGCCGCCGTCGTGGCCAGCGCGACCTTCGACTCGTTCTCCTTCGCCACCTTCGTCGGGGTGATGTGTGTCCTGATCGGAGCCACCGGAGCGCTCTGGCGCCTCGACGGCACCAGCGTTGCGCGCCCGCTGCAACTCGCCACCCCGGGTGACACGTTCGTCACGACGCCGCTCATGGCGCAACTGCGCCGGCGGCTGCGGGCCGCGTGGATGGCGACGCGCCCACGCCACTACGGGCGGACGGCGACGCGGAGTGGGCGAGGAGGGCAGCGGTGA
- a CDS encoding polysaccharide pyruvyl transferase family protein, with protein MTGLRLVLAGAAIGNGNRGVEALGRSVIDAVERDSPHTLLSVLDDGWGVRRDGRRPELLEYVGVRLSRRWHRPESWAQIRLAQALRPRINPVARRFARADAILDLSAGDSFTDLYGPARLAMVCAPKDAALRAGRPLVLLPQTYGPFKTAAGRRRAERIVRSAALAYARDPWSHDRLLELAGRDGDDTRLRSGVDVAFALEPRLPRAEITERIEQVGSEGPLAGVNVSGLLVGAAGHARFGLAGDYLETMVAVVRGLISAGAHVLLVPHVHVPGGRDESDVAALRLVLEHLSERERVRTTLLPPQLDAAELKWSIARCDWFVGSRMHATIAALSTLTPAAAYVYSDKTRGVFDTCGVGDEVVDARRTAGRDAADRMIGSFERRAVTRTVLEDRAPQVVERSRAQLREVLDTVRRWRESPHRAVSAG; from the coding sequence ATGACAGGGCTCCGTCTCGTCCTCGCGGGAGCCGCCATCGGGAACGGCAACCGTGGCGTCGAGGCACTCGGCCGATCGGTCATCGACGCCGTCGAACGGGACAGTCCGCACACGCTCCTCAGCGTCCTCGACGACGGCTGGGGGGTGCGGCGTGACGGTCGTCGACCGGAGCTGCTCGAGTACGTCGGAGTGCGGCTGTCCCGGCGCTGGCACCGACCGGAGAGCTGGGCGCAGATCCGCCTCGCCCAGGCCCTTCGGCCTCGCATCAACCCTGTGGCGCGGCGGTTCGCCAGAGCCGACGCCATCCTCGACCTGAGCGCCGGCGACAGTTTCACCGACCTCTACGGTCCCGCTCGCCTGGCGATGGTCTGCGCACCGAAGGATGCTGCGCTGCGCGCCGGCCGCCCGCTCGTGCTGCTACCGCAGACCTATGGCCCCTTCAAGACCGCAGCGGGTCGACGCCGTGCGGAGCGCATCGTCCGATCCGCTGCCTTGGCCTACGCACGCGACCCGTGGAGTCACGACCGCCTGCTCGAACTTGCCGGTCGGGATGGGGACGATACCCGGTTGCGTAGCGGCGTGGACGTCGCTTTCGCCTTGGAACCGCGCCTCCCGCGCGCGGAGATCACCGAGCGGATCGAGCAGGTGGGGAGTGAGGGGCCGCTCGCCGGGGTCAACGTCAGCGGTCTGCTGGTCGGCGCAGCGGGGCACGCTCGCTTCGGGCTCGCCGGCGACTACCTCGAGACGATGGTCGCCGTGGTTCGTGGCCTGATCTCGGCGGGAGCCCACGTGCTCCTCGTCCCGCACGTCCACGTGCCGGGCGGGCGGGACGAGAGCGACGTGGCCGCGCTCAGGCTGGTGCTGGAACACCTCAGCGAGCGTGAACGGGTTCGCACCACTCTCCTTCCGCCGCAGCTCGACGCAGCCGAGCTGAAGTGGAGCATCGCCCGGTGCGACTGGTTCGTCGGCAGCCGGATGCACGCCACCATCGCCGCGCTCTCGACGCTGACACCGGCTGCCGCGTACGTCTACAGCGACAAGACCCGGGGCGTCTTCGACACGTGCGGCGTGGGCGATGAGGTGGTCGACGCCCGGCGCACGGCAGGGCGCGATGCGGCGGACCGGATGATCGGCTCCTTCGAGCGCCGGGCAGTGACGAGAACAGTTCTCGAGGACCGCGCGCCCCAGGTTGTCGAGCGGTCACGCGCGCAGCTGCGCGAGGTCCTCGACACGGTCCGCCGATGGCGTGAGAGCCCGCACCGGGCGGTGTCGGCGGGATGA